From Aspergillus fumigatus Af293 chromosome 3, whole genome shotgun sequence, a single genomic window includes:
- a CDS encoding SMP domain-containing protein — MGSFGSFLVAYLIGGLTFIPLVLSLILLHAYLTFPRASPPSDHPDGPSPDSIQRPTDDQFSLKSGTDELAEKFQRTHESDVAAGYFAVCREYVPGGVNGKPPERTTPAGEVIAAESPSVYQTMYRSLFDRKQTPTIEPAKNNGKNGKRARNVFYIVLRHGHLMLYDDANQVEVRYVISLAHHDVSIYGGEGEILEGELWLKRNAICLSRRLDSLGDLGGPTPPFYLFSDNLTEKEDFYFAMLQNQTRMGDSPNCPPKHQQFDVKHIVTLVQRLHSSEEQLQTRWINAVLGRLFLALYKTPEVEDFIRQKITKKISRVNKPNFISKLCLQRIDMGEGAPFITNPRLKDLTVDGNCCVETDIQYTGNFRLEISATVRIDLGPRFKAREVDIVLAVVLKKLEGHMLIRFKPPPSNRVWVSFETMPNMVMDIEPIVSSKQITYGIILRTIESRIREVVAESVVQPYWDDIPFLDTASQPYRGGIWQREVPGQDSKAEIPDESISQPQTLTTKDSTEALKTKDDRAMSMPVLLETTAGLKSRKSSKLVTTDSETSISSAVDKTGGLSPPRAIRSQTFSNVADPVVTADNVKIEKATSDIKGEEKSSAASAMIEISNRSPPGSPNKTPNGSPPSISQMNPEKLSSSRGSSFMESIESVSEFASSSPTRPTSAHLASESSNALRGANGSSNASINSDRSRRRSTLETVGTLTRSVTSSTASEEKPKLSISLGTATAAAKKWSWSVFGKGDSNSQEISRPAGTPDEPIGRGHPLPPPGTPLPRPDKFGIKSNPIPRRKPVPPPLPGRSKGDAKRPVPKPPLPKRKPPARPEGDESSPDELLVVEAPYDSTPNSPAPDSASEIGIVLPIATQANTRDLSRSGSDDVVASRRWDDGTEQKSSEHDSFGHGMPGVTKHGMEILSATDGILP; from the exons ATGGGTTCATTCGGTAGTTTTCTTGTTGCATACTTGATCGGCGGACTCACCTTCATCCCGCTTGTCCTGTCGCTGATTCTCCTTCATGCGTATCTTACCTTTCCGCGCGCTTCCCCACCCTCCGATCATCCAGACGGACCATCCCCCGATAGCATTCAGCGACCGACCGATGATCAGTTCAGTCTGAAATCTGGTACAGATGAGCTAGCAGAAAAGTTTCAGCGGACCCACGAGTCCGATGTCGCTGCCGGCTATTTTGCTGTCTGTCGCGAGTATGTCCCTGGTGGAGTCAATGGCAAGCCTCCCGAGAGAACCACCCCAGCGGGTGAGGTGATCGCCGCCGAGAGCCCCAGCGTCTACCAAACTATGTACCGGAGTTTGTTTGATAGGAAGCAAACGCCGACGATCGAGCCTGCGAAAAACAATGGCAAGAACGGGAAAAGGGCCCGTAATGTGTTTTACATTGTTCTGCG ACATGGCCATCTGATGCTCTATGACGACGCCAACCAGGTGGAAGTTCGATACGTCATTTCTCTCGCGCACCACGATGTGAGCATTTACGGTGGTGAAGGAGAAATCTTGGAGGGCGAACTTTGGCTGAAAAGGAACGCCATTTGTCTTTCGAGGCGGTTGGACTCCCTTGGTGACCTGGGAGGGCCGACCCCTCCTTTTTACCTCTTTTCCGACAATCTAACAGAAAAGGAGGACTTTTACTTCGCTATGCTCCAGAACCAGACTAGAATGGGCGACTCGCCAAATTGTCCGCCCAAGCATCAGCAGTTTGACGTCAAGCATATTGTCACCCTAGTCCAACGTCTACACTCTTCCGAGGAGCAACTGCAGACGCGGTGGATCAATGCCGTTCTCGGCAGACTGTTCTTGGCTTTATACAAGACTCCGGAGGTGGAAGACTTCattcggcagaagatcaCTAAGAAGATCTCGCGGGTCAACAAGCCAAACTTCATCAGCAAGCTCTGTTTGCAGCGGATCGACATGGGTGAAGGTGCCCCTTTTATCACAAACCCGAGGCTCAAGGACCTGACGGTCGACGGAAACTGCTGCGTGGAGACTGACATCCAATATACCGGCAACTTTCGGCTTGAGATTTCGGCCACTGTTCGCATTGACCTAGGTCCTCGTTTCAAGGCACGAGAAGTCGACATTGTGCTCGCTGTAGTTCTCAAAAAGCTTGAAGGCCATATGTTGATTCGGTTTAAGCCCCCGCCCAGTAACAGAGTGTGGGTTTCTTTCGAAACAATGCCAAACATGGTTATGGACATCGAACCGATTGTCAGCTCGAAACAGATCACTTACGGCATTATCCTGCGAACTATCGAGAGCAGAATTCGCGAAGTTGTCGCCGAGAGTGTGGTTCAGCCATACTGGGATGATATTCCCTTCCTGGACACCGCTTCGCAGCCTTACCGCGGCGGCATCTGGCAACGAGAGGTCCCAGGCCAAGATTCAAAGGCTGAGATTCCTGATGAGTCAATCAGTCAGCCACAGACTCTGACTACAAAAGACTCAACTGAGGCTCTGAAGACGAAGGACGATCGCGCAATGAGCATGCCAGTGCTTTTGGAAACCACTGCCGGATTGAAATCACGCAAAAGCTCCAAGTTGGTTACAACAGACTCGGAAACGAGTATATCATCAGCCGTTGATAAAACTGGCGGTTTGTCTCCGCCGCGCGCTATTCGATCTCAAACGTTTTCGAATGTGGCCGATCCTGTCGTCACTGCTGATAACGTCAAGATCGAAAAAGCTACGAGTGATATCAAGggcgaagagaagagcaGTGCTGCCAGTGCCATGATTGAGATCTCGAACCGTTCGCCTCCTGGCTCGCCGAATAAGACGCCGAATGGATCACCGCCCTCAATCAGCCAGATGAACCCTGAGAAGCTATCCTCCAGTCGAGGGTCATCTTTTATGGAGTCTATTGAAAGTGTTAGCGAGTTCGCCAGCAGCTCCCCAACGCGCCCTACATCTGCGCACTTGGCTAGTGAATCGTCAAACGCTCTCCGAGGCGCTAATGGAAGTTCGAACGCGTCGATCAATAGCGACAGGTCGCGCAGGCGAAGCACGTTGGAAACAGTAGGGACCCTGACTAGGTCCGTCACGTCTTCGACTGCTTCCGAAGAGAAGCCAAAATTATCTATCTCGCTGGGTACAGCGACCGCGGCAGCAAAAAAATGGAGTTGGAGTGTGTTTGGAAAGGGAGATTCAAATAGCCAGGAAATTTCTCGGCCTGCAGGCACTCCCGACGAGCCGATCGGACGTGGTcaccctcttcctccgccaggCACCCCCTTACCGCGCCCTGATAAATTCGGTATCAAGAGTAACCCTATTCCTCGACGGAAGCCTGTGCCCCCGCCACTCCCCGGGCGTTCCAAAGGTGACGCGAAGCGGCCCGTTCCAAAGCCGCCCCTGCCAAAACGGAAGCCTCCAGCGAGACCGGAGGGTGACGAAAGCAGTCCCGACGAATTGCTCGTGGTTGAGGCGCCATACGATTCGACGCCCAATAGCCCGGCGCCTGATTCCGCTTCTGAGATAGGCATAGTACTGCCGATTGCGACTCAGGCAAATACTCGGGATCTTTCCCGTTCTGGATCGGACGATGTGGTTGCAAGCCGCCGCTGGGATGATGGTACGGAGCAAAAATCAAGCGAGCATGACTCGTTTGGTCATGGAATGCCCGGTGTCACCAAGCACGGCATGGAAATATTATCTGCAACAGATGGGATCTTACCTTAG
- a CDS encoding trans-hexaprenyltranstransferase, with protein sequence MRARTVSASGLVLSSRRTPSTSICWQCLRDDLSKQLQTHARNYHPTRRKDASPFGAAVSAAQTIFKGLPKAPPGISVDPLRIVGKELKFLTKNIRQLLGSGHPTLDKVAKYYTRSEGKHMRPLLVLLMSQATALTPGKSRPNDVAPISVNDPISSPSILADTNPDTNSLVSESAEAQYDFVGDENILPSQRRLAEITELIHTASLLHDDVIDNAVSRRSSNSANLQFGNKMAVLAGDFLLGRASVALARLRDPEVTELLATVIANLVEGEFMQLKNTVADEKNPVFTDETISYYLQKTYLKTASLISKSCRAAALLGGSAPEVVEAAYSYGRNLGLAFQLVDDLLDYTVSGVELGKPAGADLELGLATAPLLFAWKQNPELGPLVGRKFSQEGDVQRAREIVYNSDGIEQTRALAQEYADKAVAAIADFPDSEAKSGLIQMCEKTMNRRK encoded by the exons ATGAGAGCTCGAACAGTTTCGGCCTCTGGCCTTGTGCTCTCATCTCGAAGAACACCTTCCACCTCGATATGCTGGCAATGCCTCCGCGATGACCTTTCCAAACAATTGCAGACACACGCTCGAAACTATCACCCAACCCGGCGGAAAGATGCCTCCCCCTTCGGCGCTGCCGTCTCTGCAGCACAGACAATCTTCAAAGGTCTACCAAAGGCTCCTCCGGGGATCTCGGTGGACCCATTGAGGATTGTAGGAAAAGAGCTCAAGTTCCTAACGAAAAATATTCGTCAATTGCTCGGCTCGGGACATCCGACTCTCGATAAAGTGGCCAAATATTATACCCGAAGCGAGGGTAAACACATGCGTCCCCTTCTAGTGCTCCTCATGTCTCAAGCGACTGCCTTGACTCCGGGAAAGAGTCGTCCAAACGATGTAGCCCCAATTTCGGTCAATGATCCCATTTCCTCACCTTCTATACTCGCCGACACGAATCCGGATACAAACAGCCTTGTTTCAGAGTCAGCCGAGGCCCAATATGATTTTGTGGGGGACGAGAACATCCTGCCATCCCAGCGACGACTCGCTGAGATTACCGAATTAATCCACACCGCATCGCTTCTCCACGACGACGTGATAGATAATGCCGTCAGCCGCCGGTCGTCGAACTCTGCGAACCTCCAATTTGGAAACAAAATGGCTGTTCTGGCCGGAGATTTCCTGCTAGGCCGAGCCTCTGTTGCTCTAGCACGCTTGAGGGACCCCGAAGTCACCGAGCTCCTCGCCACTGTGATTGCCAACCTGGTTGAGGGCGAGTTCATGCAGTTGAAGAACACTGTAGCGGACGAGAAAAATCCCGTTTTCACCGATGAAACCATCTCGTACTACTTGCAGAAGACCTATCTGAAGACCGCTAGTCTGATTAGCAAATCATGCCGTGCAGCTGCATTGCTTGGTGGTAGTGCGCCCGAGGTGGTTGAAGCTGCTTATTCCTATGGTCGCAATCTCGGCCTGGCGTTTCAGCTGGTGGACGATCTGCTGGATTATACGGTGAGCGGGGTCGAGTTGGGCAAGCCTGCTGGTGCAGATTTGGAACTAGGACTTGCGACTGCTCCGCTGCTCTTCGCTTGGAAACAAAACCCCGAGCTGGGTCCCCTAGTAGGCCGCAAGTTTAGCCAGGAAGGAGACGTACAAAGA GCCCGTGAGATTGTGTATAACAGCGACGGTATTGAACAGACGCGCGCTTTGGCCCAGGAGTACGCTGATAAAGCcgttgctgccattgccgaTTTCCCTGACAGTGAAGCGAAGAGTGGTCTGATCCAGATGTGCGAGAAAACCATGAATCGGAGGAAGTGA
- a CDS encoding putative cytoskeleton assembly control protein Sla2 → MSRTEADLAINIRKATSIEETAPKRKHVRSCIVYTWDHKSSAAFWAGMKVQPVLADEVQTFKALITIHKVLQEGHPIVVREAQQHVNWIDSLMRGVGGDGIRGYGPLIREYVFFLESKLAFHRNHPEFNGLFEYEEYISLKTINDPNEGYETITDLMTLQDQIDTFQKLIFSHFQSGTNNECRISALVPLVQESYGIYKFITSMLRAMHTTTGDNEALEPLRGRYDAQHYRLVRFYYECSNLRYLTSLITVPKLPQDPPSLLAEDEDRPALPKRPTKEVEKQPSPPPKPVAAEPEPINDFWTNEAKRQQEEFEAEQRRLQQQWEEQQRQQLLAQQQAQREFEEQQRLQAEQQRLAQEQLLREQYQTQTQGRLAELERENLNARAQYERDQLMLQQYDRRVKDLEEQMAQLTTNLNMQNASKDEQIRALQEQVNTWRSKYEALAKLYSQLRQEHLDLLQTTKSLKLKAASAQEAIEKREKLERELKTKNLELADMIRERDRALHDRDRLTGTNKEELEKLKRELRLAIERAENAERSKGTEISTLLSKYNREMADLEEALRNKTRALEEISSRNMDRQGDHELALREKDEEIEVYKSGMEQALMELEELKLSQGDVDHALDSQIDTVLQGTVAKINDIIDSVLQTGVQRVDDALYELDSTMQAGNQNASPPYVLSQVEKASASATEFSTAFNNFIADGPNSPHAEIIRTVSIFSGSIADVLSNTKGLTRFANDDKSADQLLNAARKSAQATVRFFRGLQSFRLEGLEPLQKTDVVINNNLEVQKDLQSLSKLVDAFAPKSTKISTSGDLGDLVDKELSKAADAIEAAAARLAKLKTKPREGFSTYELRINDVILAAAIAVTNAIAELIKAATESQQEIVREGRGSSSRTAFYKKNNRWTEGLISAAKAVATSTNTLIETADGVISGRNSPEQLIVASNDVAASTAQLVAASRVKATFMSKTQDRLEAASKAVGAACRALVRQVQDIIAECNRDEGETVDYAKLSSHEFKVREMEQQVEILQLENSLARARQRLGEMRKISYQED, encoded by the exons ATGAGTCG TACGGAGGCCGACCTCGCGATCAACATCCGGAAAGCAACGAGTATCG AGGAAACCGCTCCGAAAC GGAAACATGTTCGGAGCTGTATCGTCTATACGTGGGACCACAAGTCTTCTGCCGCCTTCTGGGCTGGCATGAAAGT TCAACCTGTGCTTGCCGACGAAGTTCAGACGTTCAAGGCCTTGATTACGATACATAAAGTTCTGCAGGAAGGTCACCCGATTGTGGTGAGAGAAGCGCAACAGCATGTCAATTGGATTGACAGCTTGATGAGGGGCGTTGGAGGGGATGGGATCAGAG GATACGGTCCGCTTATTCGAGAatatgtcttcttcctcgagtcGAAGTTGGCGTTTCATCGGAATCATCCCGAGTTCAACG GGCTGTTTGAATACGAGGAGTATATCAGTTTGAAGACGATCAATGATCCGAATGAAGG ATACGAGACCATTACCGATCTCATGACCCTACAGGACCAGATTGACACTTTCCAAAAGCTCATCTTCTCACACTTCCAATCAGGAACCAATAACGAGTGTAGAATTTCCGCATTGGTTCCCCTTGTTCAGGAAAGCTATGGCATCTACAAGTTCATCACTAGCATGCTAAGGGCTATGCATACTA CTACGGGAGATAACGAGGCACTCGAGCCACTTCGTGGTCGATATGACGCTCAGCACTATCGGCTAGTCCGATTCTACTATGAATGCTCCAACCTGCGCTATCTCACGAGTTTGATCACCGTTCCCAAGTTGCCTCAAGATCCCCCGAGCTTGTTGGCTGAGGACGAGGACCGTCCGGCCCTACCGAAACGACCGACGAAGGAGGTTGAGAAACAGCCTTCGCCGCCACCGAAGCCAGTGGCTGCTGAGCCGGAGCCCATCAACGACTTCTGGACCAACGAGGCGAAGCGTCAACAGGAGGAGTTTGAAGCAGAGCAGCGACGCCTTCAGCAACAGTGGGAAGAACAGCAGCGTCAGCAACTTCttgcgcagcagcaggcgCAACGTGAGTTTGAGGAACAGCAGCGTCTGCAGGCAGAGCAGCAGCGACTGGCTCAGGAACAACTCCTGCGTGAGCAGTATCAGACCCAGACTCAGGGTCGATTGGCTGAGCTTGAACGGGAAAACCTGAATGCCCGGGCGCAGTACGAGCGTGACCAGCTGATGCTGCAGCAATATGATCGCCGCGTGAAGGATTTGGAGGAGCAGATGGCGCAGCTGACCACGAACTTGAACATGCAAAACGCGTCGAAAGACGAACAGATTCGCGCTTTGCAGGAGCAAGTCAACACATGGCGCTCCAAGTACGAGGCCCTGGCTAAGCTCTACTCTCAGCTTCGGCAGGAGCATCTGGACCTTCTGCAGACGACCAAGAGCCTCAAACTCAAGGCAGCGTCCGCCCAGGAGGCGATTGAGAAGCGCGAGAAGCTTGAGCGGGAGCTGAAGACAAAGAACCTTGAACTGGCCGATATGATCAGGGAGAGAGATCGTGCTCTGCATGACAGGGACCGCTTGACGGGGACCAAtaaggaggagctggagaagctcaagcgCGAGCTTCGGCTTGCTATCGAACGCGCTGAGAATGCTGAGCGCTCAAAGGGTACCGAAATCTCGACCCTGCTGTCGAAGTACAACCGTGAGATGGCGGACCTCGAGGAGGCACTCAGA AATAAAACCCGCGCCTTGGAGGAAATTTCATCTCGGAACATGgatcgtcaaggagaccATGAACTTGCGCTCCGCGAGAAGGACGAAGAGATCGAGGTTTACAAATCGGGAATGGAACAGGCACTCATGGAACTGGAGGAGCTAAAACTG AGCCAGGGTGACGTCGATCACGCATTGGATTCTCAAATTGACACCGTCTTGCAAGGCACTGTGGCCAAGATCAACGACATTATTGATTCGGTCCTCCAAACAGGTGTGCAACGTGTTGACGATGCCTTGTACGAATTGGACTCCACCATGCAGGCTGGCAACCAGAACGCCTCCCCTCCCTATGTGCTCTCTCAGGTCGAGAAGGCGTCTGCGTCCGCAACCGAGTTCTCGACCGCTTTCAACAATTTCATCGCCGACGGCCCCAACAGTCCCCATGCCGAGATTATCCGCACTGTGTCTATCTTCTCTGGTTCTATTGCGGATGTGTTGAGCAATACTAAGGGTCTCACTCGTTTCGCCAACGATGATAAGAGTGCAGATCAGTTGCTCAATGCGGCGCGCAAGTCGGCCCAGGCGACGGTGCGCTTCTTCCGCGGACTGCAATCCTTCCGTCTTGAGGGTCTAGAGCCTCTGCAGAAGACCGATGTTGTGATCAACAACAACTTGGAGGTTCAGAAAGATCTTCAGTCGTTGTCGAAACTGGTTGACGCTTTTGCCCCCAAAAGCACCAAGATCAGTACCAGCGGCGACCTGGGCGATCTGGTGGACAAAGAGCTTAGCAAGGCCGCCGATGCTATCGAAGCTGCAGCAGCACGTTTGGCCAAGCTTAAGACGAAGCCTCGCGAAGGCTTCTCGACATATGAGCTTCGCATCAACGATGTGATCTTGGCTGCTGCTATTGCCGTTACCAACGCGATTGCCGAGCTGATCAAGGCTGCGACGGAATCTCAACAGGAAATCGTACGTGAGGGCCGCGGCAGCTCGTCGCGAACGGCTTTCTATAAGAAGAATAACCGGTGGACGGAGGGCCTGATTTCGGCCGCCAAGGCTGTTGCCACCTCGACCAACACTCTGATCGAGACCGCAGACGGTGTGATCTCCGGCCGCAACTCTCCCGAGCAGTTGATCGTGGCCAGTAACGATGTGGCCGCCAGCACTGCTCAGCTGGTGGCTGCTAGTCGAGTCAAAGCTACTTTCATGAGCAAGACGCAGGATCGCCTCGAGGCCGCTAGCAAGGCGGTCGGTGCCGCTTGCCGCGCTCTGGTGCGACAAGTGCAAGACATCATTGCCGAATGCAATCGGGATGAAGGGGAGACCGTCGACTATGCGAAGCTCAGCTCGCACGAGTTCAAGGTGCGAGAAATGGAGCAACAG GTCGAAATCCTTCAACTCGAGAACAGTCTGGCCCGGGCACGTCAACGCCTTGGAGAGATGCGCAAAATTTCGTACCAGGAAGACTAA
- the MAT1-2 gene encoding HMG-box domain-containing protein, translated as MATVPIAMKPAAESTDTLTELLWQDALRHLESTNNEVLLPINVTDMIGQDNVDKIKTRLGALIGAPVVAFVDETIKALRVMRTPAFSGTAVSVASHGEAVKTNKVTVTESFAPRGKPVGPLKAPKVPRPPNAFILYRQHHHPKIKEAYPDYSNNDISVMLGKQWKDENEEIKTQFRNLAEELKKKHAEDHPDYHYTPRKPSERKRRTSSRQFSKNTKPAALRDTPASMNISSDVSTPAMLEGMPVGEIDFNAAFEDVPGINAIMTSNSILKNQQYHFEPNAFDLMNQVQNDYNKTALYQQLSLPEGQIGENFEFTDFISDCF; from the exons ATGGCTACAGTCCCAATCGCCATGAAGCCGGCAGCGGAATCTACCGACACTCTCACGGAGCTCTTGTGGCAGGATGCTCTGCGTCACCTTGAGTCCACGAACAATGAGGTCCTCCTCCCCATCAATGTGACCGACATGATCGGCCAGGACAATGTCGACAAGATCAAAACCCGTCTTGG TGCACTCATTGGCGCACCTGTTGTTGCCTTCGTTGACGAGACGATCAAAGCTCTCCGTGTTATGCGTACCCCAGCTTTTTCCGGAACAGCTGTCTCGGTTGCATCTCACGGTGAAGCTGTCAAGACAAACAAGGTTACCGTAACTGAGTCCTTCGCACCTCGTGGAAAACCTGTGGGACCTTTGAAAGCGCCGAAGGTCCCGCGTCCTCCGAATGCTTTCATCCTGTatcgtcagcatcatcaccccaagatcaaggaagcATATCCTGACTATTCGAACAACGATATTT CCGTCATGCTTGGGAAGCAGTGGAAAGACGAGAATGAAGAGATCAAGACCCAATTCCGAAACCTAGCAGAagagctcaagaagaagcacGCCGAAGATCATCCTGACTATCATTACACCCCTCGCAAGCCTTCTGAGAGAAAGCGTCGTACTTCATCCCGTCAGTTCTCCAAGAACACCAAGCCTGCTGCCTTGCGTGATACCCCAGCTTCGATGAACATCTCGTCTGATGTCTCCACTCCTGCCATGCTCGAGGGCATGCCAGTGGGCGAGATTGATTTCAATGCTGCTTTCGAAGATGTCCCAGGTATAAATGCCATTATGACTTCTAACAGCATTCTGAAGAACCAGCAGTATCATTTTGAACCAAATGCGTTCGATCTCATGAATCAGGTGCAGAACGATTACAACAAGACTGCCCTCTACCAGCAACTCAGCCTTCCTGAGGGTCAGATCGGAGAGAACTTTGAGTTCACTGATTTTATCTCTGATTGCTTCTAG
- a CDS encoding proteasome regulatory particle lid subunit RPN3, giving the protein MPAERRSLRSNSKSDTSSSANGEKARSNSQSSSSNKDKAAPNRAAANKAKSPTPAASSNNVSNSGMGEQRDQPHTNGVNGSEDIEMGEDTAGGPTSSFNTRKDRKGDEKMTVVVPPSKGSRLSGEKGQDREEDVVMEAAETDSQKPESEVDPRVKAIQDIKTNFTLLERAVAHFDPRFTLRVLRSISSMRKHITADVLAEVIVETYPPSSATAFFLLEAIDQSGAYESAIASSKMEVDSDKNKSAPKEILPEVDTYLSILVQIYLYDKKDIQGGAKFSTALTERLRTLNRRTLDSLAARVYFYYSLFFEQVAPHPPSPAAAVTSIRQPLLAALRTAVLRKDVDTQATVMTLLLRNYLSTSHIPQADLLISHNRFPPSASNNQIARYLYYLGRIRAIQLQYTDAHGHLIGATRKSPSSHSARGFYQASHKLLVVVELLMGDIPDRAIFRQPALERALHPYFLLVQAVSVGDLDGFLNIVNTHSATFRKDGTYTLILRLRQNVIKTGIRMMSLSYSRISLRDICLRLGLDSEESAEYIVAKAIRDGVIEATLDHEHGYMKSKEVGDIYATREPGEVFHERIRACLALHDESVKAMRFPMNQHRLELKSAQEARERERELAKEIQEGDIDDEDAGGDFDAI; this is encoded by the exons ATGCCGGCTGAGAGACGTTCGTTGCGATCGAACAGCAAGTCAGAtacttcttcatctgctAACGGTGAAAAAGCGCGTTCCAACTCGCAGAGCTCAAGTTCCAACAAGGACAAGGCCGCGCCAAACCGTGCCGCTGCCAACAAGGCCAAATCTCCCACACCGGCGGCTTCGTCCAATAACGTATCTAACTCCGGTATGGGCGAGCAGCGTGATCAGCCGCATACCAACGGCGTGAACGGTTCTGAAGATATTGAGATGGGAGAGGATACGGCAGGTGGGCCTACATCCTCATTCAACACCCGTAAGGATCGGAAAGGTGACGAGAAGATGACTGTTGTAGTGCCCCCGTCCAAGGGTTCGAGGTTATCCGGAGAGAAAGGGCAGGACCgggaggaagatgttgtCATGGAGGCCGCAGAGACTGATTCCCAAAAGCCCGAGTCGGAGGTTGATCCCAGAGTCAAGGCCATTCAAG ATATCAAGACCAACTTCACACTTCTCGAGCGAGCTGTAGCCCACTTCGACCCCAGATTTACACTGCGCGTTCTCAGGTCGATATCCTCAATGCGCAAGCACATCACTGCCGATGTGCTGGCAGAAGTAATCGTTGAGACCTATCCACCCTCAAGTGCTACTGCTTTTTTCTTACTGGAAGCTATTGATCAATCTGGCGCATACGAGAGCGCCATTGCTAGTTCGAAGATGGAGGTCGATTCTGACAAGAACAAGTCTGCTCCCAAAGAAATACTGCCAGAGGTTGATACCTATCTATCCATCCTCGTTCAGATCTACCTCTacgacaagaaggatattcAAGGGGGCGCAAAGTTCTCGACAGCGTTGACTGAGCGTCTGCGGACTCTTAATCGTCGCACGCTAGACTCTCTTGCTGCTCGCGTATACTTTTACTActccctcttcttcgagCAGGttgctcctcatcctccatctcctgctgCGGCGGTTACCTCCATCCGCCAGCCCTTGCTTGCTGCCCTTCGGACAGCCGTTCTCCGGAAAGATGTCGATACTCAGGCCACCGTGATGACCCTTCTTCTGCGAAATTACTTGTCTACATCCCACATCCCGCAGGCAGACTTGCTCATCTCTCACAACCGCTTTCCGCCTTCTGCATCAAACAACCAGATTGCTCGGTACCTGTATTATCTGGGCCGGATTCGTGCGATTCAGCTGCAATATACGGATGCCCACGGGCACCTGATTGGTGCCACTCGCAAGTCTCCTTCGAGTCACAGTGCTCGTGGTTTCTACCAGGCTTCTCACAAGCTGCTCGTAGTTGTTGAGCTTTTGATGGGCGATATCCCCGATCGTGCAATCTTCCGCCAGCCTGCACTTGAGCGCGCTTTGCACCCTTACTTCTTGCTCGTCCAAGCGGTGAGCGTTGGAGATTTGGATGGCTTCTTGAACATTGTAAATACGCACAGTGCAACGTTCCGGAAAGATGGTACCTACACCCTGATCCTGCGTTTGAGGCAAAATGTCATCAAAACGGGTATCCGGATGATGTCATTGTCCTACTCTCGCATCTCGCTTCGGGACATTTGCCTGCGTTTGGGCCTGGACAGTGAGGAGTCGGCAGAATACATCGTCGCCAAAGCAATCCGCGATGGTGTGATTGAGGCCACCTTGGATCATGAGCATGGATACATGAAGAGCAAGGAAGTCGGAGATATCTATGCCACTCGCGAGCCTGGAGAGGTGTTCCACGAACGTATTCGGGCTTGCTTGGCTCTGCATGATGAAAGCGTCAAG GCCATGAGATTTCCCATGAATCAGCATCGCCTCGAGCTCAAGAGCGCACAGGAGGCTCGGGAACGGGAACGAGAGCTCGCCAAAGAGATTCAGGAGGGGGATATTGATGACGAAGACGCTGGCGGTGATTTTGACGCCATCTAG
- the MAT1-2-4 gene encoding putative mating locus protein, with product MDYERDVLLWYLGTVADDARYPPGLRNKATHIIVSFMRHRNAYRLLAQATELARGELVMYPFQQVGNIPRNIGLPVRRFSQNIRAITTAFGIIPTNEDNEGHPIELISILDPAIEASMNDNQKFEFHRALLVKERQANADLARSVQRYGYHYIFRAGLQQYYMTKTVVEMLNFWTPDPRGNAYRVRVQRICYAAIETRLRLNNLEKTLLIRTTRSLPNDALRFWAWIERNRVAYNAMKACILLLNRLNSS from the exons ATGGATTATGAACGAGATGTTCTTCTGTGGTATCTTGGTACTGTCGCCGACGATGCCCGTTACCCGCCAGGTTTGAGAAACAAGGCTACCCACATCATCGTTTCCTTCATGCGCCACAGAAACGCTTACAGACTCCTGGCTCAGGCTACTGAATTGGCCAGAGGAGAGCTAGTCATGTATCCCTTTCAGCAGGTTGGTAACATTCCAAGAAACATCGGGCTCCCTGTGCGGCGTTTCAGTCAAAACATTCGTGCAATTACAACTGCTTTTGGCATTATTCCGACCAACGAGGACAACGAAGGTCACCCAATCGAGCTCATCAGCATCCTTGATCCAGCTATTGAAGCAAGCATGAATGACAACCAGAAATTTGAGTTCCACCGCGCACTTCTTGTCAAGGAACGACAGGCAAATGCCGATCTCGCGAGATCCGTTCAGCGTTACGGTTACCACTACATCTTTAGAGCTGGTCTTCAGCAGTACTACATGAC TAAAACTGTCGTGGAGATGCTCAACTTCTGGACTCCGGATCCTCGTGGTAATGCCTATCGTGTTCGTGTCCAGCGCATCTGTTATGCGGCCATCGAGACACGTCTTCGACTCAACAACCTCGAGAAGACGCTCCTCATCAGAACAACTCGCTCTCTGCCTAATGATGCGCTACGCTTCT GGGCTTGGATTGAGAGAAACCGAGTGGCCTACAACGCGATGAAAGCTTGTATTTTGCTGCTGAATCGTTTGAACT CTTCATAG